In Endozoicomonas sp. GU-1, one DNA window encodes the following:
- a CDS encoding superoxide dismutase family protein, translating into MFRVTPAGNGPTIGSVIIHHADDVTKGVRLQPTLHDLSPGKHGFHVHENPSCEPGERGAERCCPGRR; encoded by the coding sequence ATGTTTCGGGTGACTCCGGCAGGTAATGGGCCAACCATAGGCAGCGTGATTATCCATCATGCCGATGATGTTACAAAAGGGGTCAGATTACAGCCGACTCTGCATGATCTGTCGCCCGGTAAACATGGCTTTCATGTTCATGAAAATCCCTCCTGTGAGCCCGGAGAAAGGGGGGCAGAGCGTTGCTGCCCTGGCCGCAGGTGA
- the trpD gene encoding anthranilate phosphoribosyltransferase, with the protein MQIKEAINRVVQHLDLSRDEMVEVMQQIMTGQCSDSQIAAFLTGMRMKSESIEEITGAAMVMRQLATRVEVNTEHLVDIVGTGGDGAHLFNVSTASAFVCAAAGAKVAKHGNRGVSSASGSADLLEQAGVNLDISPDQVARCITEVGVGFMFAPAHHSAMKNVVGVRRALGIRTLFNILGPMSNPANVKNLLIGVFNRELCRPLAEVLRELGNEHVMVVHSVDGLDEISIASATHVAELKDGNIREYTLTPEDFNINSQSLIGLDVKDSDESLALIKDALGKQEGKYAEKAASMITLNAGAAIYLSGVAGGLEEGILMARDAIDSGLALEKMKELASFTRVFSAEAATWSV; encoded by the coding sequence ATGCAGATAAAAGAAGCCATCAACCGGGTCGTACAACATCTTGACCTGAGCCGGGATGAAATGGTCGAGGTCATGCAACAGATCATGACAGGCCAGTGCAGTGACAGCCAGATTGCGGCTTTTCTGACGGGCATGCGGATGAAAAGCGAGAGCATTGAAGAGATCACCGGGGCGGCCATGGTTATGCGACAGCTGGCTACCCGGGTTGAGGTTAACACTGAGCACCTGGTGGATATTGTCGGTACCGGCGGGGATGGAGCCCACCTGTTCAACGTCTCGACAGCGTCGGCATTTGTCTGTGCGGCTGCCGGTGCCAAAGTGGCAAAACACGGTAACCGAGGGGTTTCCAGCGCAAGTGGCAGCGCCGATCTTCTGGAGCAGGCTGGCGTCAACCTGGATATCAGCCCTGATCAGGTGGCCCGCTGCATTACTGAGGTGGGGGTCGGCTTTATGTTTGCACCAGCCCACCACTCAGCCATGAAAAATGTGGTCGGAGTGCGCCGGGCGCTGGGCATTCGTACTCTGTTTAATATTCTTGGGCCGATGTCCAACCCGGCTAACGTAAAAAATCTGCTGATTGGTGTCTTTAACCGGGAGCTATGCCGTCCTCTGGCGGAAGTACTGCGTGAACTGGGCAATGAGCATGTTATGGTGGTGCACTCCGTCGATGGACTGGATGAAATCAGTATTGCCAGTGCCACTCACGTTGCTGAGCTGAAGGATGGCAACATCCGCGAATACACCCTGACACCGGAAGATTTCAATATCAACTCCCAAAGCCTGATCGGGCTGGATGTAAAAGACAGTGATGAATCACTGGCGCTGATCAAAGACGCCCTCGGTAAGCAGGAAGGAAAATACGCTGAAAAAGCCGCCAGCATGATCACCCTGAATGCTGGTGCTGCCATCTATCTTTCGGGAGTTGCCGGTGGCCTTGAGGAAGGTATTCTGATGGCCCGGGACGCTATCGATAGCGGCCTGGCGCTGGAGAAAATGAAAGAGCTGGCCAGCTTCACCCGCGTTTTTTCTGCTGAAGCAGCCACCTGGTCAGTGTGA
- a CDS encoding anthranilate synthase component II: MLLMIDNYDSFTFNLVQYFSELGATVDVHRNDHITIDDIEKLKPDHIVISPGPCTPNEAGISMDVIRHFQGKVPILGVCLGHQSIGQVYGGRIVRARQVMHGKVSPVFHQDFGVFQGLANPVTTTRYHSLVIDKESLPDCLEVTAWTQFADGSNDEIMGVRHRELPVEGVQFHPESIMTEQGHDLLANFLKQSI; encoded by the coding sequence ATGCTGTTAATGATCGACAACTACGACTCATTCACCTTTAACCTGGTTCAATACTTCTCGGAACTGGGGGCTACTGTCGATGTCCACAGGAACGATCACATCACCATTGATGACATCGAAAAGTTAAAGCCAGACCATATCGTTATTTCTCCTGGCCCGTGCACGCCAAACGAAGCTGGCATATCCATGGATGTTATACGACATTTTCAGGGTAAGGTTCCGATCCTGGGAGTCTGTCTTGGCCATCAGAGCATTGGCCAGGTGTATGGCGGCAGGATTGTTCGTGCCCGACAGGTGATGCACGGGAAAGTTTCCCCGGTCTTCCATCAGGATTTCGGGGTGTTTCAGGGACTGGCCAACCCGGTCACCACAACCCGTTACCACTCACTGGTGATTGATAAAGAGAGTCTTCCTGATTGTCTTGAGGTCACCGCATGGACGCAGTTTGCCGACGGCAGCAATGACGAGATCATGGGCGTTCGCCACAGAGAACTGCCCGTTGAGGGCGTGCAGTTTCATCCGGAGTCCATTATGACCGAACAGGGACACGACCTTCTGGCCAATTTTCTCAAACAGTCCATATAA
- a CDS encoding OsmC family protein — MKAQVKWVDNQRFLGLTDSGNSIVMDADKHQKSAPSPMEMVLMGLGGCSSVDVVNILEKARQKVTSCHVDIESERADAIPAVFTRIHLSFVVKGSKIKASQVERAVNLSAEKYCSVAHMLGKGGVEITHSYEIIETE; from the coding sequence ATGAAGGCACAAGTCAAGTGGGTTGATAACCAGCGTTTTCTGGGACTGACCGACAGTGGCAACTCCATCGTTATGGATGCCGATAAACACCAGAAGAGCGCACCGAGCCCCATGGAGATGGTGTTGATGGGTTTAGGTGGGTGCTCTTCGGTGGACGTGGTCAATATCCTGGAAAAAGCGCGTCAGAAAGTGACCAGCTGCCATGTGGACATTGAATCCGAACGCGCTGATGCCATTCCCGCTGTATTTACCAGAATACATCTGTCTTTTGTGGTGAAAGGCAGCAAGATCAAAGCATCCCAGGTGGAACGTGCCGTAAACTTATCCGCCGAAAAATACTGCTCGGTTGCCCATATGCTGGGCAAAGGTGGTGTTGAAATCACCCACAGCTACGAGATTATCGAAACCGAATAG
- the rpsI gene encoding 30S ribosomal protein S9 produces MSVTQYYGTGRRKSSTARVFLRAGSGSITVNGRSLDEYFGRETARMVVRQPLELTELTEKFDIKITVSGGGGSGQAGAIRHGITRALMQYDETLRSPLRKAGYVTRDAREVERKKVGLRKARKRPQFSKR; encoded by the coding sequence ATGTCTGTAACTCAATACTACGGAACTGGACGTCGTAAGTCCTCAACCGCACGTGTTTTCCTGAGAGCTGGTTCTGGCAGTATCACTGTCAATGGCCGTTCCCTGGACGAATACTTCGGCCGTGAAACTGCTCGAATGGTAGTTCGTCAGCCTCTGGAACTGACTGAGCTGACTGAAAAGTTCGACATCAAGATCACTGTATCTGGTGGCGGCGGTTCTGGTCAGGCTGGTGCTATCCGTCATGGTATCACCCGCGCGCTGATGCAGTACGATGAGACTCTGCGCTCTCCTCTGCGTAAAGCTGGCTACGTTACCCGTGACGCTCGTGAAGTTGAGCGTAAGAAAGTGGGTCTGCGTAAAGCCCGTAAGCGTCCACAGTTCTCCAAGCGCTGA
- the crp gene encoding cAMP-activated global transcriptional regulator CRP, whose amino-acid sequence MLAKNLPVRPASGVKHFLSVFLDMCSRKNYPARSTILCAGDTSETLYYIVKGAVSVVIEDDDGREMIVAYLNQGDFFGEMGLFDEGQQERSAWVKAKTACEVAEISYQQFRDLVQKEPEILMMLSGQMAARLKDTTRKMGDLAFLDVTGRVARTLLDLCRQPDAMTHPDGMQIKITRQEIGRIVGCSREMVGRVLKSLEAQGLVSVKGKTMVVFGTR is encoded by the coding sequence ATGTTGGCAAAGAATTTACCTGTCAGACCAGCCTCCGGTGTAAAACACTTTTTGTCTGTTTTTTTGGACATGTGCTCCCGGAAAAACTATCCGGCCAGAAGTACCATACTCTGTGCCGGTGATACTTCAGAGACCCTTTATTACATCGTCAAGGGTGCTGTATCCGTGGTTATCGAAGACGATGATGGTCGTGAGATGATCGTTGCCTATCTGAATCAGGGGGACTTTTTTGGAGAAATGGGTCTTTTCGACGAGGGTCAGCAGGAACGCAGTGCCTGGGTTAAGGCCAAGACCGCCTGTGAGGTAGCGGAAATCAGTTACCAACAGTTCAGGGATCTGGTGCAGAAAGAACCCGAGATTCTGATGATGCTGTCTGGTCAGATGGCTGCCCGTTTGAAGGATACCACCCGGAAGATGGGGGATCTGGCATTTCTCGATGTGACCGGCCGGGTGGCCAGAACGTTGCTGGATTTATGCCGTCAACCCGATGCCATGACGCATCCTGATGGGATGCAGATCAAAATAACCCGTCAGGAAATTGGTCGTATTGTCGGTTGCTCCCGTGAAATGGTTGGGCGGGTTCTGAAAAGCCTTGAAGCCCAGGGGCTTGTTTCGGTAAAAGGAAAAACCATGGTGGTGTTTGGCACCCGTTAG
- a CDS encoding superoxide dismutase family protein has protein sequence MKIPPVSPEKGGQSVAALAAGDHYDPNGTGHHEGPDGHGHLGDLPVLMVDEYGKAMSPVVAPRLSLSELKGRSLVIHAGSDNYSDNPPLGGGGARIACGVIQ, from the coding sequence ATGAAAATCCCTCCTGTGAGCCCGGAGAAAGGGGGGCAGAGCGTTGCTGCCCTGGCCGCAGGTGATCACTATGACCCCAATGGCACCGGCCACCACGAGGGGCCTGACGGTCACGGGCATTTGGGGGATTTGCCGGTATTAATGGTGGATGAATATGGGAAGGCGATGAGCCCGGTTGTAGCACCTCGACTGTCACTCTCTGAACTGAAGGGGCGTTCACTGGTGATTCATGCTGGTTCCGATAACTATTCTGACAACCCTCCCCTGGGTGGCGGTGGTGCCAGAATAGCCTGTGGGGTTATTCAATAG
- the petA gene encoding ubiquinol-cytochrome c reductase iron-sulfur subunit translates to MSDNGINKGRRRFLVAATSVVGAAGAVGVATPFLKSWNPSAKAKAAGAPVKVNLSKLEPGQQVVYEWRGKPVFVLRRTKDMLNELPSQDGRLRDPKSESSEQPEYATNPYRSRTEDVLVLVGLCTHLGCSPKYLPEVKPMEFDANWKGGYFCPCHGSRFDLAGRVYKGVPAPTNLVVPPYSFEGDDILIIGKDEENA, encoded by the coding sequence ATGAGTGACAACGGCATAAACAAAGGCCGGCGCCGCTTTCTCGTGGCAGCGACTTCGGTGGTGGGGGCTGCCGGTGCTGTAGGGGTCGCTACGCCTTTTCTGAAGTCGTGGAACCCGAGTGCAAAAGCTAAGGCTGCCGGTGCACCGGTAAAAGTCAATTTAAGCAAGCTGGAACCCGGGCAACAGGTTGTCTATGAATGGCGGGGTAAACCAGTCTTTGTGCTGCGACGTACCAAAGATATGCTTAATGAACTGCCATCACAGGATGGGCGTTTGCGCGACCCGAAATCAGAAAGCTCAGAGCAGCCTGAGTATGCCACCAATCCGTACCGTTCACGGACGGAAGATGTTCTTGTTCTGGTCGGTTTGTGTACCCACCTTGGGTGTTCTCCAAAATATCTGCCGGAAGTCAAACCCATGGAGTTTGATGCCAACTGGAAGGGGGGGTATTTCTGCCCCTGTCATGGTTCGCGGTTCGATCTGGCCGGTCGGGTGTATAAAGGAGTTCCTGCCCCAACGAATCTGGTCGTGCCACCTTACTCCTTTGAAGGCGATGATATTCTGATTATCGGTAAAGATGAGGAGAATGCGTGA
- the trpC gene encoding indole-3-glycerol phosphate synthase TrpC translates to MLLPTILNKIIARKHEEVSERRNTRPLDKVKTLAEENTPTRGFARNLLLRVEKQQAAIIAEIKKASPSKGVIREHFEPADIARSYERSGASCLSVLTDQDFFQGSDRFLQAARDACSLPVLRKDFMVDPYQIYEARMIGADCILLIVSALSDQQLSEFNALAQSLGMDVLVEVHGADELERALPLPGAILGINNRNLHTFEVSLDNTFELLNRIPDGRLVVTESGIHTKQDVESMVRHNVNSFLVGEAFMRQEDPGEALSRLFGSYL, encoded by the coding sequence ATGTTGCTACCGACGATTCTGAATAAAATCATTGCCCGGAAGCATGAAGAAGTTTCTGAGCGCCGCAATACCAGGCCGCTTGATAAAGTGAAAACGCTGGCCGAAGAAAACACCCCAACACGGGGGTTCGCCCGAAACCTGCTGTTACGGGTGGAAAAGCAACAGGCCGCTATCATTGCGGAAATCAAAAAAGCCTCTCCCAGCAAAGGGGTTATTCGGGAACACTTCGAGCCCGCTGACATCGCCAGAAGCTACGAACGCTCCGGAGCCAGCTGCCTGTCCGTGTTGACGGACCAGGATTTTTTTCAGGGGAGTGATCGCTTTTTACAGGCTGCTCGAGATGCCTGCTCTCTGCCTGTGCTACGTAAAGACTTTATGGTCGACCCGTATCAGATATACGAAGCCCGGATGATCGGTGCTGACTGTATCCTGTTGATCGTCTCCGCACTGTCTGACCAACAGCTCAGTGAATTTAATGCGCTGGCACAATCCCTTGGAATGGACGTTCTGGTCGAGGTGCACGGGGCCGATGAGCTGGAAAGAGCGCTGCCATTGCCGGGCGCTATTCTTGGTATCAACAATCGCAATCTGCATACATTTGAAGTGAGTCTGGATAATACCTTTGAGTTGCTGAACCGGATTCCCGATGGTCGGCTGGTGGTTACGGAAAGTGGTATACACACAAAGCAGGATGTGGAATCCATGGTCCGGCACAATGTGAACAGCTTTCTGGTGGGAGAGGCTTTTATGCGTCAGGAAGATCCGGGAGAAGCGCTCAGCAGATTATTTGGCAGTTATTTATGA
- a CDS encoding YhcB family protein → MNVLWFIGSLAFLTGILCGALVYHLLSGAKSRNGRLESQLDELQQEFKEYQERVGDHFTTSAHLINKLTDTYRDVHEHLANGAEALCKDEEVRNRLGDSLLSSNALLSGKIHKRRNERTPPLEQPKDYAPKSCPDEQGALAEEYGYGESAKEGTTTDK, encoded by the coding sequence ATGAACGTACTTTGGTTTATCGGTAGTCTGGCGTTTCTGACGGGGATTCTGTGTGGTGCGCTCGTTTACCATTTACTGTCCGGTGCAAAATCCCGTAACGGCAGGCTGGAGAGCCAGCTGGATGAACTTCAGCAGGAATTCAAAGAGTACCAGGAGCGTGTGGGAGATCACTTCACCACATCAGCCCACCTGATCAATAAACTGACCGATACCTACCGGGATGTCCATGAGCATCTGGCCAATGGTGCAGAAGCGCTCTGTAAGGATGAAGAAGTCCGCAACCGGCTTGGCGACTCCCTGTTAAGCAGTAACGCACTGCTGTCCGGGAAGATTCATAAGCGTCGTAATGAACGCACGCCACCCCTGGAGCAGCCCAAGGACTATGCGCCTAAATCCTGCCCTGATGAACAGGGAGCGTTGGCTGAAGAGTATGGTTACGGTGAGTCTGCGAAAGAAGGAACCACCACCGATAAATAA
- the trxB gene encoding thioredoxin-disulfide reductase, whose protein sequence is MSITRHSRLLILGSGPAGYTAAVYAARANLNPVMITGMQQGGQLTTTTDVDNWPGGQEGLQGPGLMMEMEAHAKRFGTEIIFDHIEEVDFSQKPYTLKGSHTYTCDALIIATGASARYLGLDSEEAFKGKGVSACATCDGFFYKNKDVVVVGGGNTAVEEALYLSNIARTVTVIHRRQQFRSEKILQDKLMDRVQNGNIKLVLDSVLDEVLGDDMGVTGVRVKNVLSGESEEISAMGCFIAIGHTPNTGIFAGQLDMKDGYIRVNSGLAGNATLTSKEGVFAAGDVMDHVYRQAITSAGTGCMAALDAEKYLDALEA, encoded by the coding sequence ATGAGCATAACCAGACACTCCCGCCTGTTAATTCTTGGTTCCGGGCCTGCGGGCTATACCGCCGCTGTCTATGCCGCCAGGGCCAATCTCAATCCGGTCATGATTACCGGCATGCAACAGGGGGGCCAGCTGACCACCACAACGGATGTTGATAACTGGCCAGGTGGACAGGAAGGGCTTCAGGGCCCCGGCCTGATGATGGAGATGGAAGCCCACGCCAAACGCTTTGGTACTGAAATTATTTTTGATCATATCGAAGAAGTGGATTTCAGCCAAAAGCCCTACACCCTGAAAGGCAGCCACACGTATACCTGCGATGCCCTGATTATCGCCACCGGAGCCAGCGCACGCTATCTCGGCCTGGACAGTGAAGAAGCCTTCAAGGGTAAAGGGGTGTCCGCCTGCGCAACCTGTGATGGATTCTTTTACAAAAATAAAGATGTGGTCGTGGTCGGTGGCGGCAACACGGCGGTTGAAGAAGCGCTCTATCTCTCTAACATTGCCAGAACCGTTACCGTGATTCATCGACGCCAGCAATTTCGCTCAGAAAAGATCCTTCAGGACAAACTGATGGATCGCGTGCAGAACGGCAATATCAAACTGGTTCTTGACTCTGTTCTGGATGAAGTGCTGGGCGACGATATGGGGGTCACCGGCGTCCGGGTTAAAAATGTGCTGAGTGGTGAATCCGAAGAAATATCCGCAATGGGCTGCTTTATCGCCATCGGCCATACCCCGAATACCGGTATTTTTGCCGGTCAGCTGGACATGAAAGATGGCTATATCCGGGTGAATAGCGGTCTGGCAGGCAATGCCACACTGACGTCAAAAGAGGGAGTGTTTGCCGCCGGGGATGTTATGGATCATGTCTATCGCCAGGCGATTACCTCTGCCGGTACTGGCTGCATGGCAGCATTGGATGCCGAGAAGTATCTGGATGCCCTGGAAGCTTAA
- a CDS encoding histidine triad nucleotide-binding protein — protein MSCLFCKIAEGDIPADKVFEDDQVVAFRDINPAAPTHILVIPKKHIATMNDAVAEDQSLLGKMMLVAKDIAASEGVSEDGFRLAVNTNSHGGQSVYHIHLHLLAGRQMQWPPG, from the coding sequence ATGAGTTGTCTTTTCTGTAAAATTGCTGAGGGCGATATTCCCGCAGATAAAGTATTTGAAGATGATCAGGTGGTGGCCTTCAGGGATATTAACCCGGCGGCTCCAACCCATATTCTGGTCATTCCCAAAAAGCACATTGCGACCATGAATGATGCCGTAGCAGAAGACCAGTCACTGCTGGGCAAGATGATGCTGGTGGCAAAAGACATCGCGGCCAGCGAAGGGGTAAGTGAGGATGGTTTTCGCTTGGCCGTGAATACCAACAGCCATGGTGGGCAGTCGGTGTACCATATACACCTGCATTTGCTGGCGGGACGTCAAATGCAGTGGCCGCCGGGCTGA
- the rpe gene encoding ribulose-phosphate 3-epimerase, with protein sequence MRDYIIAPSILSADFARLGEEVDHVLAAGADWIHFDVMDNHYVPNLTLGPMVCKALRKHDVTAPIDVHLMVSPVDRIIGDFIEAGASMITFHPEASEHIDRSLQLIREGGCQAGLVLNPATSPDGLEYVMDKLDMILLMSVNPGFGGQKFIPSTLKKLCRVRKLIDDSGLNIRLQVDGGVSASNIRQIAEAGADTFVAGSAIFGADNYQDVVTQMRSELAEVVAL encoded by the coding sequence ATGCGCGACTATATTATTGCCCCAAGCATTCTTTCCGCAGATTTTGCCCGCCTGGGTGAAGAGGTCGATCATGTTCTGGCCGCCGGAGCGGACTGGATTCACTTTGATGTTATGGACAACCACTACGTCCCGAACCTCACCCTGGGTCCGATGGTCTGCAAGGCACTGAGAAAGCATGACGTCACTGCGCCCATCGATGTTCACCTGATGGTGAGCCCTGTCGATCGTATCATCGGTGATTTTATTGAAGCCGGTGCCAGCATGATCACTTTCCATCCGGAAGCCTCTGAACATATTGATCGCAGCTTACAACTGATTCGCGAAGGTGGCTGCCAGGCTGGGCTGGTACTCAATCCGGCAACATCCCCCGATGGGCTTGAGTATGTGATGGACAAGCTGGATATGATCCTGTTGATGTCGGTCAATCCCGGCTTTGGCGGTCAGAAGTTTATTCCCTCAACCCTGAAAAAACTGTGCAGGGTTCGCAAGCTGATTGATGATAGTGGGCTGAATATCCGTCTTCAGGTAGATGGTGGTGTGTCGGCCAGTAATATCCGCCAGATTGCCGAGGCCGGTGCGGATACCTTTGTTGCCGGCTCCGCCATTTTTGGTGCTGACAACTATCAGGATGTCGTGACACAAATGCGCTCCGAGCTGGCTGAAGTCGTGGCTTTATAA
- a CDS encoding HAD-IA family hydrolase yields the protein MYDLDGTLVESLPEEKPHPMPLLHAMQRFNCPTGKSLMIGDSVNDIRAARVAGVRVIGLPYGYNHGEPIEWAKPDLGIASLTTLLPTKA from the coding sequence ATGTACGACCTGGATGGCACGCTGGTAGAAAGCCTCCCTGAAGAAAAACCTCACCCCATGCCTCTGCTGCATGCCATGCAGAGGTTTAATTGTCCCACCGGAAAGTCGCTGATGATTGGTGACTCTGTTAATGATATTCGTGCAGCCAGAGTAGCGGGTGTCCGGGTGATTGGCTTACCTTATGGATATAATCATGGTGAACCTATTGAGTGGGCCAAGCCTGACCTGGGGATTGCGTCATTAACCACACTTCTCCCAACGAAGGCTTAA
- the trpE gene encoding anthranilate synthase component I: MMPEAFARLTREGYNRIPVVREILADLDTPLTTYLKLANGRYSYLLESVEGGEKWGRYSMIGLPCRTLLRVNGDRIQIETDGQIVEEHTTSDPLAFIKAFQQRYQVPELPELPRFTGGLVGYFGYDTIRYIEPKLAQSAPKDELHTPDILLMVSDELVVFDNLSGKLILITHANPDQPAALEKAQFRLDNLVRQLQTSHIQPPVQASLNPACEDDFQSGFGEEAFKDSVGAIRDYILAGDAMQVVLSQRMSIPYDSSPLNLYRALRSTNPSPYMYYMDLGDFHVVGSSPEILARLEDGEVTVRPIAGTRKRGDTEEKDKALEQELLNDPKELAEHLMLIDLGRNDVGRVATTGSVKLTDKMVIERYSHVMHIVSHVTGELKSGLDALDVLKATLPAGTLSGAPKVRAMEIIDEMEPVKRGVYGGAVGYLAWNGNMDTAIAIRTAVIKDRQLHIQAGAGIVADSSPDLEWQETMNKGRAMFRAVAMAQTGFIKGMKH, encoded by the coding sequence ATGATGCCTGAAGCGTTTGCGCGTCTGACCAGAGAAGGATACAACCGCATTCCCGTTGTACGAGAGATTCTGGCAGACCTGGACACACCGTTAACCACCTATCTCAAGCTTGCCAATGGCCGCTACTCCTACCTGCTGGAGTCCGTGGAGGGCGGTGAAAAGTGGGGCCGCTACTCGATGATTGGCCTGCCCTGCCGCACCTTGCTACGGGTCAACGGCGATCGTATTCAGATCGAAACCGATGGCCAGATTGTCGAAGAACACACCACCAGCGACCCACTGGCGTTTATCAAGGCATTCCAGCAACGTTATCAAGTGCCGGAGTTGCCGGAACTGCCCAGATTCACCGGCGGCCTGGTGGGTTATTTTGGTTACGATACGATTCGCTACATTGAGCCCAAACTGGCACAGAGCGCCCCGAAGGACGAACTGCATACACCGGACATCCTGTTAATGGTGTCTGATGAACTAGTAGTATTCGACAACCTCAGTGGCAAACTGATCCTGATCACCCATGCCAACCCTGACCAGCCAGCCGCACTGGAAAAAGCACAATTCCGCCTGGACAACCTTGTGCGCCAGCTGCAAACCAGCCACATTCAACCTCCGGTCCAGGCCTCTCTGAACCCCGCCTGTGAAGATGATTTTCAATCAGGGTTTGGCGAAGAAGCCTTCAAAGATTCCGTTGGCGCTATTCGGGATTACATTCTGGCAGGCGACGCAATGCAGGTGGTTCTCTCCCAGAGAATGTCCATTCCCTATGACAGTTCACCGCTGAATCTTTACCGGGCTCTGCGAAGCACCAACCCTTCCCCCTACATGTACTACATGGATCTGGGGGATTTTCATGTAGTGGGCTCTTCTCCTGAAATTCTGGCCCGGCTGGAAGATGGCGAGGTGACCGTAAGGCCCATTGCCGGCACCCGAAAACGCGGTGATACCGAAGAGAAGGATAAAGCGCTCGAACAGGAGCTGCTCAATGACCCCAAAGAGCTGGCAGAACACCTGATGCTGATCGACCTGGGAAGAAACGACGTTGGACGTGTAGCAACCACAGGCTCAGTAAAGCTGACGGACAAGATGGTCATCGAGCGCTACTCCCACGTTATGCACATTGTCTCCCATGTGACGGGCGAACTGAAAAGTGGACTGGATGCCCTGGATGTACTAAAAGCTACGCTACCCGCAGGGACGTTAAGTGGGGCACCCAAAGTACGGGCCATGGAAATCATCGATGAAATGGAGCCGGTCAAACGGGGAGTCTATGGCGGCGCAGTGGGCTACCTGGCCTGGAACGGCAATATGGACACCGCTATTGCCATCAGAACCGCGGTTATCAAAGACCGGCAGCTCCATATTCAGGCCGGTGCCGGTATTGTTGCTGACTCCAGCCCGGACCTGGAATGGCAAGAAACCATGAATAAAGGGCGTGCAATGTTTCGTGCGGTAGCCATGGCCCAAACCGGATTCATTAAAGGGATGAAACACTGA
- the rplM gene encoding 50S ribosomal protein L13: MKTFSAKPETVKRDWFVVDAEGKTLGRLATEIALRLRGKHKPEYTPHVDTGDYIVVVNAEKVRVTGRKSTDKMYHRHTGYIGGLKSISFDKLIDHKPELVIETAVKGMLPKNSLGRAMYSKLKVYAGSEHPHAAQQPQQLEI, encoded by the coding sequence ATGAAAACTTTTAGTGCTAAGCCAGAAACCGTAAAACGTGACTGGTTCGTAGTTGATGCCGAAGGCAAAACGCTGGGTCGTCTGGCAACAGAAATCGCTCTGCGTCTGCGCGGCAAGCATAAGCCAGAGTACACTCCTCATGTGGACACTGGCGACTACATCGTGGTAGTAAACGCCGAGAAAGTACGTGTTACCGGACGTAAGTCTACTGACAAGATGTACCACCGCCACACCGGTTACATCGGCGGCCTGAAGTCCATCAGCTTTGACAAGCTGATCGACCACAAGCCTGAGCTGGTAATCGAAACGGCTGTTAAGGGGATGCTGCCCAAGAATTCTCTGGGTCGTGCCATGTACAGCAAGCTGAAGGTTTATGCCGGAAGCGAGCATCCACATGCTGCTCAGCAGCCTCAGCAACTGGAAATTTAA